In Capsicum annuum cultivar UCD-10X-F1 chromosome 11, UCD10Xv1.1, whole genome shotgun sequence, one genomic interval encodes:
- the LOC124888594 gene encoding uncharacterized protein LOC124888594: protein MKRQRGSKVMGNSYEEKKRAKRVMEKQSEEVKITQEEQRKNDVKEVELMSESNDNNWIIDEWLCSWSNVNVLDEQMSWGTCWSPIWDMEFLGEAYINLYNDVLWDDDIWDLKSIKEVPSP from the coding sequence ATGAAGAGGCAAAGAGGTAGTAAAGTGATGGGAAATAGCTATGAGGAGAAGAAGAGGGCTAAAAGGGTTATGGAGAAACAAAGTGAAGAGGTGAAAATTACACAAGAAGAACAAAGGAAAAATGATGTGAAGGAAGTGGAGTTGATGAGTGAGTCAAATGATAATAATTGGATTATTGATGAATGGCTTTGTTCATGGAGTAATGTTAATGTATTGGATGAGCAAATGTCATGGGGAACATGTTGGTCACCTATTTGGGACATGGAGTTTTTGGGAGAAGCTTATATTAACTTGTACAATGATGTTTTGTGGGATGATGATATTTGGGATTTGAAATCCATCAAGGAAGTTCCAAGTccatag
- the LOC107848368 gene encoding zinc finger CCCH domain-containing protein 65: MENLHIDALKPLQNPLPFPPHRRRLLMSETYSTLLRIVSNCPSIDSTIDKQKQDDNGSSKLGKENEVGELVDHHLIRSEKLLVTARAQEDSDNLVVQGGSGDGNEGSSRSGYGDFTGSQIEVDLDLSNQISDAVEGKKGDSVTNDIIDMNCLVDKTLGCNDQMIQEPGNRCSTHESEVKEPDPIRQVELDKEPSIADVRAAIESCFDADAIVDLSQPAELPGQKMDVSETHLSEELKHGLRIKEMELETLISSAGATDLSVHVPVCEEVEEGEAFGDVMVFDESDYDILNNVGNEKKDGADESPANIFGKEEFAFDVHVNAPQKKDAHVNAPQKKDVYVNAQQKKDAYASSSINAVDEDNTSLGGEFIRKFREVPKDNTEKVFRSKDVETRKVCVYDTILDSGIDAEQVGGDVKLDHPAGSQFDHPAGSQFDSTSSVNAKKRKYLEVGAENGTIGKNEKKKRPSNKERKARKKAKERIKRAEKLGVKRLKLPLVVKPKEVKYCRHYIQGRCFEADKCKFSHDTIPLTKTSKPCRHFARQSCMKGDDCPFDHQLSKYPCEKYASQGFCNRGGDCLFSHEISAKTATVTSPTASNPPSAPSKSNSLIQVDTYGMSHKDVNSTSGSAALVPGKSAERSVLECVGKPAARAPKGVRLFSGVTLSSPRGKSLQGDAEKHKEADLSSKADDVGKFKSESNQKLNGFMKGTSVRTPQGVNFLSFGRAPLAEPSRDTLTSMLNMDYGVDKLQLGDMNNSKEAATCSKRNDSVKDDNQANVSAKLRSMNQMSTRNPPGSVPRGVNILSVDKAVKNRLHPNDFNSASSPIQRRQNALNTTSTEMPFRQLSSLFPAGQSLIQSAQKCNAEVSSSSKAPLLANTTSSIQKALSSTLAFAANLEVKYGMPNGSPDISSAINHKAGSSRDR; encoded by the exons ATGGAGAATTTACATATTGACGCTCTAAAACCCTTGCAAAATCCTCTGCCTTTTCCTCCACACCGCCGACGATTGCTCATGAGTGAAACGTACAGTACATTGCTTCGAATTGTATCAAATTGCCCCAGCATTGACTCTACTATTGATAAACAAAAACAAg ATGACAATGGCAGCAGTAAACTGGGAAAAGAAAATGAAGTCGGCGAATTGGTTGATCATCATCTCATCAGGTCTGAGAAATTGTTAGTTACTGCTCGTGCTCAAGAGGATTCTGACAATCTGGTAGTGCAAGGGGGTTCTGGTGATGGAAATGAAGGGAGCTCTCGTTCTGGATATGGAGATTTTACTGGTTCACAAATAGAAGTAGATTTGGATCTCTCAAATCAGATAAGCGATGCTGTAGAAGGCAAGAAAGGTGATTCTGTAACAAATGATATCATTGATATGAATTGTTTGGTAGACAAAACTCTTGGTTGTAATGATCAAATGATCCAGGAACCTGGGAATAGGTGTAGCACTCATGAATCGGAAGTGAAGGAGCCTGATCCTATCAGACAGGTAGAATTAGACAAAGAACCCAGTATTGCTGATGTCAGAGCAGCAATAGAGTCTTGTTTTGATGCAGATGCAATTGTTGATTTGTCGCAACCTGCAGAGCTCCCTGGACAGAAAATGGATGTTTCTGAGACACATTTGTCAGAAGAACTGAAGCATGGATTGCGGATAAAAGAGATGGAATTGGAAACATTGATATCTTCTGCTGGAGCAACAGATTTGTCTGTCCATGTTCCTGTGTGTGAAGAGGTGGAGGAGGGGGAAGCTTTCGGAGATGTTATGGTTTTTGATGAATCAGATTATGACATTCTTAATAATGTTGGTAATGAGAAGAAGGATGGTGCAGATGAGTCTCCTGCTAACATTTTTGGTAAAGAAGAGTTTGCTTTTGATGTTCACGTTAATGCACCGCAGAAGAAGGATGCTCACGTTAATGCACCACAGAAGAAGGATGTTTACGTTAATGCACAACAGAAGAAGGATGCTTATGCCTCTTCATCCATTAATGCAGTTGATGAGGATAACACCTCTTTGGGGGGAGAGTTCATAAGAAAATTTAGAGAAGTTCCGAAAGATAATACTGAAAAGGTTTTCCGCTCAAAGGATGTCGAGACCAGAAAGGTTTGTGTGTATGACACCATTTTGGATAGTGGAATTGATGCTGAGCAAGTTGGCGGAGATGTGAAGTTAGATCATCCTGCAGGTTCTCAATTTGATCATCCTGCAGGTTCTCAATTTGACTCAACCTCAAGTGTAAatgcaaaaaaaagaaaatacttagAAGTCGGTGCTGAG AATGGGACTATtggtaaaaatgaaaagaagaaacgtCCTTCAAACAAGGAAAGAAAAGCAAGGAAAAAG GCTAAGGAGAGAATTAAACGAGCTGAAAAGCTTGGAGTTAAAAGGCTGAAGCTTCCACTAGTGGTGAAACCAAAAGAAGTGAAATATTGCCGCCATTATATCCAAGGAAGATGCTTTGAG GCTGATAAGTGCAAATTCTCTCATGATACCATCCCCTTGACAAAGACGTCAAAG CCATGTCGTCATTTTGCACGTCAGTCTTGCATGAAAGGTGATGACTGCCCATTTGATCATCAACTCTCCAAGTATCCGTGCGAAAAATATGCATCTCAAGGGTTTTGCAACAGAGGTGGTGATTGTTTATTTTCACACGAG ATATCTGCTAAGACAGCAACAGTGACAAGTCCTACTGCTTCAAACCCGCCATCAGCTCCAAGTAAATCAAACTCTTTGATTCAAGTAGACACATATGGAATGTCGCATAAAGACGTTAACTCCACATCTGGTTCAGCTGCGCTTGTTCCTGGTAAGAGCGCTGAGCGAAGTGTATTAGAGTGTGTGGGAAAGCCAGCTGCACGTGCACCCAAAGGTGTCAGGTTATTTTCTGGTGTCACGTTATCATCTCCTCGTGGGAAGTCTTTGCAAGGTGATGCCGAAAAACATAAAGAAGCTGATTTATCTTCCAAGGCAGATGATGTTGGAAAATTTAAGTCAGAAAGTAATCAGAAACTGAATGGATTCATGAAAGGAACATCTGTGAGGACACCACAAGGAGTGAACTTCTTGTCCTTTGGCCGAGCACCTTTGGCTGAGCCCAGTCGTGACACATTAACAAGCATGCTTAATATGGATTATGGAGTTGATAAATTGCAGTTGGGTGACATGAACAACAGTAAAGAAGCTGCAACATGTTCCAAGAGGAATGACAGTGTCAAAGATGATAATCAAGCCAATGTAAGTGCCAAGTTAAGGAGCATGAACCAAATGTCGACTAGAAATCCCCCTGGTTCTGTACCTCGGGGTGTAAACATCCTGTCAGTTGACAAAGCAGTAAAGAATAGATTGCATCCTAATGACTTCAACAGTGCTTCATCACCCATTCAGAGGAGACAAAATGCACTAAATACAACTTCCACCGAAATGCCGTTTAGGCAGTTGAGTTCTTTATTTCCAGCTGGGCAGTCCTTAATCCAGTCCGCACAGAAGTGCAATGCCGAAGTTTCCAGCTCCTCGAAGGCACCGTTGCTTGCAAATACAACGAGCTCGATTCAGAAGGCTCTTAGTTCAACTTTAGCATTTGCAGCTAACTTGGAAGTCAAGTATGGAATGCCCAATGGTTCCCCTGACATAAGTTCCGCGATCAATCATAAGGCTGGAAGTTCAAGGGATAGGTGA
- the LOC107847927 gene encoding uncharacterized protein LOC107847927 has product MKMNQCAIQQGVFSACEDMWSSVSDKKDVVVCPKPRRLGVLNATINEPIRPLRWQSHQQELGDSRAGADILDMILAKGGADQSSAAQVASSPPFFCGSPPSRVSNPLIQDARFGDEKVTPVSPRAIPIPSGLTTSSPSASTRKGGCVRANFGNNPAVRVEGFDCLDRDRRNCSIPALA; this is encoded by the exons ATGAAGATGAATCAGTGTGCAATTCAACAAGGTGTTTTCTCTGCCTGTGAAGATATGTGGAGCTCAGTTTCTGATAAAAAGGACGTCGTCGTTTGCCCCAAGCCACGGCGTCTTGGAGTTTTGAATGCCACCATAAACGAACCTATCAGACCACTCAGATGGCAAAGCCATCAGCAAGAGCTAGGTGATTCAAGAGCTGGAGCTGACATATTGGATATGATCCTTGCAAAG GGTGGTGCGGATCAATCTTCTGCTGCACAGGTAGCCTCGTCGCCCCCATTTTTTTGTGGGTCACCGCCGAGCAGAGTATCTAACCCATTAATTCAAGATGCACGTTTTGGTGATGAGAAGGTCACCCCAGTTTCACCACGGGCAATTCCTATACCATCTGGACTGACGACCTCATCCCCATCCGCATCCACCAGGAAAGGCGGATGCGTGAGGGCAAATTTTGGTAACAATCCGGCTGTTAGAGTTGAGGGCTTCGACTGCCTCGACAGGGATCGCCGTAACTGCAGCATCCCTGCTCTGGCTTAA